A stretch of the Ktedonobacteraceae bacterium genome encodes the following:
- the recO gene encoding DNA repair protein RecO, whose amino-acid sequence MRQQHSYSTEAIILKRIDLGEADRIVTLFTPGKGKYHAIAKGTRRPVSKLAGHLELLSRSQLQVALGRNLDIVTQAEGRENFLHLRSDLWHMTCGFYLAELIDRFVEDSTPHLDIYVLLLETLRYLDADAMALEQQRANDTGPSTARADEHTRLLLRYFELRLLSAIGYEPALQNCAHCGNELLPEENGFKASSGGVLCPQCSRFWERRLSLNALKVLRFLQRSKWIEASRLRLDEQLQIELEMVMHSLLRFHLERDLKSWSFLEMLSVKM is encoded by the coding sequence ATGCGACAGCAACATAGTTATTCCACAGAAGCGATCATCCTCAAGCGCATCGACCTGGGCGAAGCCGACCGTATCGTTACCCTCTTTACGCCGGGCAAGGGAAAATATCATGCCATCGCCAAGGGCACGCGCCGCCCCGTCAGCAAACTGGCCGGCCATCTTGAACTGCTCAGCCGCAGCCAGTTACAGGTGGCGCTGGGTCGCAACCTCGATATCGTGACACAGGCCGAGGGACGCGAAAACTTCCTGCACCTGCGATCCGATCTCTGGCATATGACCTGCGGCTTCTATCTCGCCGAGCTGATTGATCGCTTTGTTGAAGATTCGACGCCCCACCTCGATATCTATGTCCTGCTGCTTGAAACCTTGCGCTACCTGGACGCGGACGCTATGGCGCTGGAGCAACAGCGAGCCAACGATACCGGGCCTTCCACAGCCCGCGCGGATGAACATACCAGGTTGCTACTGCGCTACTTTGAACTGCGCCTGCTCTCCGCAATCGGCTATGAGCCTGCGTTACAGAACTGCGCCCACTGTGGAAACGAGCTGCTGCCCGAAGAGAACGGCTTCAAAGCCTCTTCAGGTGGTGTATTGTGCCCGCAATGCTCGCGCTTCTGGGAGCGTCGTCTCTCATTGAATGCCCTCAAGGTGTTGCGCTTCTTACAGCGCAGCAAGTGGATAGAGGCCTCACGCCTGCGCCTGGACGAGCAATTGCAGATCGAGTTAGAGATGGTCATGCACAGCCTCTTACGCTTCCACCTGGAGCGTGACTTAAAATCGTGGAGCTTTTTGGAGATGTTAAGCGTCAAGATGTAG
- a CDS encoding protein phosphatase 2C domain-containing protein, whose product MSAHGFVAGMRKNTGLLVLSICGGLLIALQLLIPSLAFASTSRSASDHAFSSSQQEAFDLADVAVVRLVVTYTVPGSSSRMLCTGLGAIVGSWLPNSPTDKNTWVVTDSSLVTTNGTSCKGPGTFGILTTVEVLANTTYSGLPPLSQPIGQLNCAQSFCRDAATGTLETLDGMASPGGAVLFSFHSDAQHLQPFLTITPNANTDDTSFGIELASASSSWPTTPVAVTDPNTLAHYLVPDAITSPVGHAPGNVSSTATPTATAPIQATPSPAGTYEPGMPLIAPDGSLSGLYVNENTTITATQINVLLSRQPEFSPTAQVRHQSQNPLEGNWHIGISDYYANNFQGAHTALTAIAHANPPVNPDFKAAGNYDQQHVVPALQKNGKSTTGGSGAGNSGSGTILGFPAGQVILVGIIGVVILLALLLILVSLKFGQARGRRKQELAQFEADQAEAQRLAEIEAQRQQKITARLQSPFSTVRCPNCGVQVTTDDSVCPNCHYLLSASDSGLHLRAVPPPPVEPPAQMSPAQVYSGTPAAPSISEMPTLQFPPSNGNANDSDRTQPYDIQQLQGMNLSLAVGARTDRGIKRKHKPNEDNYFALQAPRPTNTQPQEFGLFVVADGMGGHANGQDASRLAIQTIIDFMLPKLASDEPMSEDDFKNLLNEGVQRANQAVHQRNMEERADMGTTMTAALIVGAIAYVANVGDSRTYLYREPEGLIKITHDHSVVASLVDAGIIKPDDIYTHPKRNQIYRSLGEKPFVEVDTFKVPLQVGDKLLLCSDGLWDMVRDPEIQRLMSAPAPDPNKTGKALIQAALDGGGEDNVSVIVIYINEMSSQPTISNVQLIAKPENVTLPELPLPGA is encoded by the coding sequence TTGAGCGCGCATGGCTTCGTAGCTGGTATGCGCAAAAATACAGGTTTGCTTGTACTCTCCATATGTGGTGGGCTGCTCATAGCCCTCCAACTGCTGATTCCCTCGCTGGCGTTCGCCTCGACAAGCAGGAGCGCGAGCGACCATGCTTTCTCTTCCTCACAACAAGAAGCGTTTGACCTGGCCGATGTTGCGGTGGTACGCCTGGTCGTCACCTATACGGTGCCTGGAAGCTCTTCCAGGATGCTCTGTACTGGCTTAGGCGCGATTGTTGGCAGCTGGCTCCCCAATAGCCCAACCGACAAGAATACCTGGGTGGTGACCGATAGCTCGCTGGTGACAACCAACGGCACCAGCTGTAAGGGGCCGGGGACATTTGGTATCCTGACGACCGTTGAGGTGCTGGCCAATACCACCTATAGCGGTCTGCCCCCTTTAAGCCAGCCCATCGGACAGCTCAACTGCGCGCAATCGTTCTGCCGTGACGCCGCTACCGGTACACTTGAAACACTGGATGGCATGGCAAGCCCTGGAGGAGCGGTACTCTTTTCCTTCCATAGCGATGCGCAGCACCTGCAACCATTTCTGACCATTACTCCTAATGCGAATACCGACGACACCTCGTTCGGCATCGAACTGGCGAGCGCGAGTAGTTCCTGGCCGACGACGCCGGTTGCGGTAACCGACCCCAACACGCTGGCGCACTACCTGGTTCCCGATGCTATCACTTCGCCGGTGGGCCATGCGCCCGGCAACGTCTCTTCCACTGCCACCCCAACAGCTACTGCTCCCATCCAGGCTACTCCATCGCCAGCTGGAACCTACGAGCCAGGGATGCCCCTGATAGCGCCGGATGGAAGCTTGAGCGGCCTGTATGTGAACGAGAACACGACGATCACCGCAACGCAGATCAACGTGTTGCTGAGCCGGCAGCCAGAATTTTCACCGACGGCGCAGGTCCGCCATCAGAGCCAGAACCCCTTAGAGGGGAACTGGCACATCGGCATTTCGGACTACTATGCCAATAATTTCCAGGGGGCGCATACGGCCCTCACTGCCATAGCCCACGCGAATCCCCCTGTCAACCCTGATTTCAAGGCCGCGGGGAATTATGACCAGCAGCACGTGGTGCCAGCGCTGCAAAAGAATGGCAAGAGTACTACTGGTGGTTCCGGCGCTGGAAATAGTGGCAGCGGCACAATTTTAGGCTTCCCTGCCGGGCAGGTGATACTGGTAGGAATTATCGGCGTGGTGATCTTGCTGGCACTTTTATTGATCCTGGTAAGCCTGAAGTTCGGGCAGGCACGAGGGCGACGCAAGCAAGAACTGGCGCAATTCGAGGCGGACCAGGCTGAGGCGCAGCGGCTGGCCGAGATAGAGGCACAGCGCCAGCAGAAGATTACAGCGCGGTTGCAATCCCCCTTCAGCACGGTGCGTTGTCCGAACTGCGGCGTACAGGTCACTACCGATGATTCCGTCTGCCCGAACTGCCATTACTTGCTCTCGGCTTCGGATTCTGGATTACACCTGCGCGCTGTACCGCCTCCTCCAGTAGAGCCACCTGCTCAGATGAGTCCCGCACAGGTTTATTCCGGTACGCCCGCCGCGCCTTCTATTAGCGAGATGCCGACGCTGCAATTCCCGCCCAGCAACGGAAACGCGAACGATTCCGATAGGACGCAGCCTTACGATATACAACAGTTGCAGGGCATGAATCTGAGCCTGGCAGTGGGGGCGCGTACCGATCGCGGTATTAAGCGCAAGCACAAACCCAATGAGGATAACTACTTCGCGCTACAGGCGCCAAGGCCCACAAATACGCAGCCGCAGGAGTTCGGATTATTTGTGGTGGCGGATGGCATGGGCGGGCACGCGAATGGACAGGATGCCAGTCGGCTGGCGATTCAGACGATTATCGATTTCATGCTACCGAAACTTGCCAGCGATGAGCCGATGAGCGAGGACGATTTTAAAAACCTGCTCAACGAGGGAGTGCAACGCGCAAATCAGGCCGTTCACCAGCGCAATATGGAAGAACGAGCTGATATGGGAACCACGATGACAGCTGCCTTAATCGTGGGGGCAATCGCCTATGTTGCCAATGTGGGTGATAGTCGTACCTACCTGTATCGCGAGCCTGAAGGACTGATCAAGATCACACACGATCATTCGGTGGTGGCGAGCCTGGTTGACGCGGGTATTATTAAGCCCGATGATATCTATACGCATCCCAAACGCAACCAGATTTATCGCAGCCTGGGCGAGAAGCCGTTTGTAGAGGTCGATACATTCAAGGTGCCACTGCAGGTAGGCGATAAGTTGCTGCTGTGTTCTGACGGGCTGTGGGATATGGTGCGCGATCCGGAGATACAACGTCTGATGAGTGCCCCTGCGCCCGATCCCAATAAGACGGGGAAGGCGCTGATCCAGGCGGCGCTGGATGGCGGTGGTGAGGACAATGTAAGCGTGATTGTGATCTACATCAATGAAATGAGTAGCCAGCCCACCATATCAAACGTCCAGTTGATCGCCAAGCCCGAGAACGTTACCCTACCAGAATTGCCTCTACCAGGAGCGTAG
- a CDS encoding MFS transporter — MSDITTSPDSSEVNARVPKRILSGYPAYVFWVMFSINFLNYLDRNVLTGAANVVAKELGFGFDGIGYIASAFLIVYTLGTVPLGIWADRAKRRNVVAICVAVWSVATALTALANSFITLFLSRMVLGIGEAGYFPAGTALMSDYFRRSTRSRVMSWWSVGQLVGILVGFVVGGTVAGLFIGSWRLAFIFTGIPGLILAFLAWRVREPRRNQADEAVGPDSHSFGNATELEEPPHTLHITSSIFAQFRTLLSIKTLVVLIVMQIFAFFVLGVNVVFLPTYLQQKDTFGLTSGQAGLFSGAVIVFAGMAGTILGGYLADVLNRRHPGARVLVCGIGFLLSAPSFAVAVTVHDLRIFSIFFILTTLLILFYQGPSTAATQDVVPSILRASAVALTLLIAHLLGDAFAPSLVGTLATVFDPTHGLHFKNSVGGQDLSHALLITCTPALVIAGLVGIFGARWMKADVDAAEQADRALNNAG, encoded by the coding sequence ATGAGTGACATCACGACCTCTCCTGACTCTTCGGAAGTCAACGCCCGTGTTCCGAAACGCATTTTGAGTGGCTATCCCGCTTATGTCTTCTGGGTGATGTTCAGCATCAACTTCCTGAACTATCTTGATCGCAATGTATTGACCGGCGCGGCTAATGTGGTGGCAAAAGAACTGGGGTTTGGATTTGATGGCATTGGGTACATCGCATCGGCTTTTCTGATCGTCTACACGCTTGGAACGGTTCCCCTGGGCATCTGGGCGGATCGAGCCAAGCGCAGAAATGTGGTTGCCATCTGTGTGGCCGTCTGGAGTGTAGCCACCGCCCTCACCGCTCTGGCAAACAGCTTTATCACGCTCTTCCTTTCACGCATGGTGCTGGGTATTGGTGAAGCGGGCTATTTCCCTGCCGGTACTGCGCTCATGAGCGATTACTTTCGACGCTCTACACGCTCGCGCGTCATGAGCTGGTGGAGTGTTGGCCAGCTCGTTGGCATCCTGGTTGGTTTTGTGGTTGGAGGCACAGTGGCCGGTCTCTTTATAGGCAGCTGGCGATTGGCATTCATCTTTACCGGCATTCCTGGTCTGATCCTGGCATTTCTGGCATGGAGGGTGCGCGAACCTCGCCGCAACCAGGCCGATGAGGCCGTAGGACCGGACTCCCATTCGTTTGGCAACGCGACCGAGTTAGAGGAGCCACCGCATACACTGCACATTACCTCGAGTATCTTTGCTCAATTTAGAACCTTGCTGAGCATCAAGACGCTGGTGGTATTGATTGTGATGCAGATATTCGCCTTCTTTGTGCTGGGGGTAAACGTTGTCTTTTTGCCGACCTATTTGCAGCAGAAAGATACGTTTGGTCTGACTTCGGGGCAGGCAGGTCTCTTCTCTGGAGCGGTGATCGTGTTCGCGGGCATGGCGGGCACGATTCTTGGAGGTTACCTGGCTGACGTTCTGAACCGGCGTCATCCGGGAGCGCGCGTGCTGGTATGCGGCATTGGCTTCTTGTTGAGCGCCCCGTCTTTTGCGGTGGCAGTTACCGTGCATGATCTCAGAATTTTCAGTATTTTCTTTATCCTTACCACGCTGTTGATCCTGTTTTACCAGGGTCCCAGCACGGCGGCCACACAGGATGTCGTGCCATCGATCCTGCGAGCATCGGCAGTGGCCCTCACACTGCTCATTGCTCACCTGCTGGGTGATGCTTTTGCACCCTCGCTGGTAGGAACACTGGCGACCGTCTTTGATCCGACACATGGACTGCATTTCAAGAACAGCGTAGGTGGCCAGGACTTGAGCCATGCCCTATTGATTACCTGTACACCTGCATTGGTAATTGCCGGTCTGGTTGGCATTTTCGGCGCTCGTTGGATGAAGGCGGATGTGGATGCAGCGGAGCAAGCAGACCGGGCACTGAATAATGCCGGTTAA
- a CDS encoding NADH-quinone oxidoreductase subunit C, whose translation MDIVPRPRSLTTSTSGYRDQNAALARDLAPIAQITGKPVNPKTLRGDYLSLDVDRNNLVAVCRFLRDQLGFDMLSCISGVDMVDHLETVYNLRSLTRGQLLQLKVRIDSEKPEVDSVVSVWPTANWLERETFDMFGIRFTGHPDLRRMMLDDEFEGYPLLKSFHQVPLTTKPPATTQVDPNVAVAGPYQQKGVEHVVQKKLGQGMEERLHPGTPTFGHAFHGATEEANQENATAAGESAPGQTPPGKTAPGS comes from the coding sequence ATGGATATAGTACCACGTCCAAGAAGTCTCACTACCTCTACGAGTGGATATCGCGACCAGAACGCAGCGCTCGCCCGGGACCTTGCTCCAATAGCCCAAATAACCGGAAAACCGGTCAATCCAAAGACGCTGAGAGGCGATTATCTCAGCCTGGATGTTGATCGTAATAACCTGGTGGCTGTGTGCCGTTTCCTACGCGACCAGCTGGGTTTTGATATGCTGAGCTGCATTTCGGGCGTCGATATGGTCGATCACCTGGAAACCGTCTACAACTTGCGCTCGCTTACTCGCGGGCAACTGCTGCAACTGAAAGTGCGCATAGATAGCGAGAAGCCCGAAGTGGATAGCGTTGTATCCGTCTGGCCTACTGCCAATTGGCTGGAGCGCGAAACGTTCGATATGTTCGGCATTCGCTTTACAGGGCATCCCGATCTGAGGCGCATGATGCTGGATGATGAATTTGAAGGCTATCCCCTGCTCAAGAGCTTCCACCAGGTGCCATTAACCACCAAGCCGCCCGCGACGACGCAGGTTGACCCGAATGTAGCCGTTGCCGGGCCATACCAGCAGAAGGGCGTGGAACACGTGGTGCAGAAAAAGCTGGGGCAGGGCATGGAAGAGCGCCTGCACCCCGGTACGCCGACCTTTGGTCACGCTTTCCACGGGGCAACGGAAGAAGCAAATCAGGAAAACGCGACGGCAGCAGGCGAATCGGCGCCGGGCCAAACACCGCCCGGTAAAACAGCCCCGGGAAGTTGA
- a CDS encoding serine/threonine-protein kinase, translating into MVNNYPFDPNNPASLSNPATPQSGMGGNPPEYPLPPVSPQALSVPNSAQSAQQVAPGAKNNGNADSGAKFSEGGHHRLPAGTELSFGRYRIEKLVAAGGMGAVYRAIDLRFDRPCAVKEMLDDFSTDEERGKAVEWFKREATFLLDLNHPCIPRVRDFFAEGERHYLVMDFIEGRTLAEVLEKEGNVPGVNGARGVSEARARSWGQQVCSVLTYLHNQKPPVIFRDLKPSNIMVTDQDEIKLIDFGIARTVQSQRQSTIIMTIGYAPPEQLHGMPEPRSDIYALGATLHKVLTRHDAANNKPSIFSFPPVRLLRPDISPAFEQILMKALAPNLEQRWASAAEMGQAIIKLPPIRVNPPAVAPVATVPGGDRNTPSRPAASGNGLTGPAGALIRLAQDHIRAGRIDPAYAVTGQAYALEPNNALVHKLYGQVFARRNQPEQAMQAYNRSLQLNNTDPETHKLVGDVYLYLRRQPAQAIPAYTESLRLNVNDLEAHMRLAKCFEETGQLEPALREYQEAARLDPKQPGIHYTIGQLAWRLNQLPLAERAFVQVLTINPADHQTRFLLSQVYERENKLEEAFEQCRFVVEAMPANTAAQAMLQRLRIQLRR; encoded by the coding sequence ATGGTGAATAATTATCCATTTGACCCTAACAATCCGGCTTCTCTTAGTAATCCTGCCACCCCACAAAGTGGTATGGGAGGCAATCCGCCGGAATATCCTTTGCCGCCCGTGTCTCCACAGGCGCTTTCTGTTCCCAATTCCGCGCAATCCGCGCAGCAGGTAGCACCTGGCGCAAAAAACAATGGGAACGCGGATAGCGGTGCGAAGTTCAGTGAGGGAGGTCATCATCGTTTACCTGCAGGTACGGAGCTTTCGTTCGGAAGATATCGCATTGAGAAACTGGTGGCCGCCGGGGGTATGGGCGCCGTCTACCGCGCGATAGATTTGCGTTTTGATCGTCCATGCGCGGTCAAAGAGATGCTGGACGATTTCTCGACGGATGAAGAACGGGGAAAAGCTGTTGAGTGGTTCAAACGCGAGGCAACCTTCCTGCTCGATCTGAATCATCCCTGCATTCCCCGTGTACGTGATTTCTTCGCGGAGGGTGAGAGACATTACCTGGTGATGGATTTTATTGAGGGAAGAACGCTTGCCGAGGTGCTGGAAAAAGAGGGGAATGTTCCCGGCGTGAATGGAGCGCGCGGCGTTTCCGAGGCGCGCGCTCGCAGCTGGGGGCAGCAAGTATGCAGTGTCTTAACCTATCTCCATAATCAGAAGCCGCCGGTAATTTTCCGTGATCTCAAGCCTTCCAATATCATGGTTACCGACCAGGACGAGATCAAGCTGATTGACTTCGGCATTGCCCGCACGGTGCAATCACAGCGCCAATCGACGATTATCATGACGATTGGTTACGCTCCCCCCGAACAACTTCACGGCATGCCTGAACCGCGCAGCGATATCTACGCGCTGGGCGCAACCCTGCATAAAGTGCTGACGCGCCATGACGCGGCCAATAATAAACCGAGCATCTTCTCATTCCCGCCCGTTCGCCTGCTGCGACCGGATATTTCGCCCGCTTTCGAACAAATTTTGATGAAGGCGTTGGCCCCCAATTTAGAACAGCGTTGGGCCAGCGCCGCCGAGATGGGGCAGGCGATTATCAAACTGCCGCCAATTCGGGTGAATCCACCGGCAGTAGCGCCGGTAGCCACAGTACCGGGGGGAGATCGCAATACTCCATCAAGACCAGCTGCGAGCGGCAACGGATTAACCGGCCCGGCGGGAGCTTTGATCCGGTTAGCGCAGGATCACATTCGGGCCGGTCGCATCGATCCGGCATATGCGGTCACCGGCCAGGCTTACGCGCTTGAGCCGAATAATGCCCTGGTGCATAAACTCTATGGGCAGGTCTTTGCGCGCCGCAACCAGCCTGAGCAGGCAATGCAGGCGTACAATCGTTCCTTGCAGTTGAATAATACCGATCCGGAGACGCACAAACTGGTGGGCGATGTCTATCTCTATCTTCGAAGGCAACCGGCGCAAGCCATTCCCGCCTACACAGAGTCGCTGCGTTTGAACGTCAATGACCTCGAGGCGCATATGCGGCTGGCGAAGTGTTTCGAGGAGACGGGGCAACTGGAACCGGCGTTGCGCGAATACCAGGAAGCGGCCCGGCTCGATCCCAAACAACCAGGCATTCACTACACGATCGGCCAGCTTGCCTGGCGCCTGAATCAACTGCCATTGGCGGAACGGGCTTTTGTTCAGGTGCTAACGATCAACCCCGCCGATCACCAGACGCGGTTTTTGTTAAGCCAGGTCTACGAACGCGAAAATAAGCTCGAAGAGGCTTTCGAACAATGCAGATTTGTAGTCGAGGCGATGCCGGCGAATACGGCGGCCCAGGCTATGCTGCAACGATTGCGTATTCAGTTGAGGCGTTAA
- a CDS encoding NADH-quinone oxidoreductase subunit A, giving the protein MVTTVNLNYLYAGILFAAGFIFVMLTTTVANIIAPHSRTKEKLQTYESGETPIGSAWVQYPLGFYIFALLFVAFDVDIVFIIAWAVIFKQLSVFGFFEILFFIIVLAIGLAYAWRKGVVRWI; this is encoded by the coding sequence TTGGTAACGACTGTTAACCTCAATTATCTATACGCGGGCATCCTGTTTGCCGCCGGTTTCATATTCGTGATGCTGACGACCACCGTGGCAAACATCATCGCCCCTCATAGTAGAACCAAAGAGAAACTACAGACGTATGAATCCGGTGAGACTCCGATAGGTTCCGCCTGGGTTCAATATCCGCTGGGCTTCTACATCTTTGCCCTACTTTTCGTGGCGTTTGATGTAGATATTGTCTTTATTATCGCCTGGGCGGTCATCTTTAAGCAATTAAGCGTTTTTGGCTTCTTTGAAATTCTCTTTTTTATTATTGTGCTTGCGATTGGTCTGGCTTACGCGTGGCGCAAGGGAGTTGTGCGATGGATATAG